A window of the Streptomyces sp. NBC_00454 genome harbors these coding sequences:
- a CDS encoding thiamine ABC transporter substrate binding subunit, with protein sequence MSTTKKIAGVALAAALGVTTLSACGGDAKDKSASGASDAPKSKTITLVSHDSFNVTDAVLKEFQQQSGYEVKVLKSGDAGAALNQEILTKGSPRGDVFFGVDNTLLSRALDNGIFTPYEAKGLADVKPEFVLDKEHRVTPIDSGDICVNYDKAYFADKKIAPPQTLDDLIKPEYKNLLVTENAATSSPGLGFLLASVGKYGDDGWKDYWSKLKANGVEVVDGWEQAYNERFSGSAGGKKAKGDRPLVVSYASSPPVEVLYGEPQPAEAPTGVATGTCFRQVEFAGLLKGAKNEAGGKALLDFLISKKFQEDMPLQMFVNPVTKDAKLPELFTKHGVVIEKPETVAPDAIAKNRDQWVKTWSTLVVK encoded by the coding sequence GTGAGCACCACCAAGAAGATCGCGGGCGTCGCGCTCGCGGCCGCGCTGGGCGTCACCACGCTCAGCGCCTGTGGCGGCGACGCCAAGGACAAGTCCGCGTCCGGCGCGAGCGACGCGCCCAAGTCCAAGACGATCACCCTGGTCTCGCACGACTCCTTCAACGTGACCGACGCGGTCCTCAAGGAGTTCCAGCAGCAGAGCGGCTACGAGGTCAAGGTCCTCAAGTCGGGCGACGCCGGCGCCGCCCTGAACCAGGAGATCCTCACCAAGGGCTCCCCGCGCGGCGACGTCTTCTTCGGCGTGGACAACACGCTCCTCTCCCGCGCCCTCGACAACGGCATCTTCACGCCGTACGAGGCCAAGGGCCTGGCCGACGTGAAGCCGGAGTTCGTGCTCGACAAGGAGCACCGGGTCACCCCGATCGACTCCGGTGACATCTGCGTCAACTACGACAAGGCCTACTTCGCCGACAAGAAGATCGCCCCGCCGCAGACGCTGGACGACCTGATCAAGCCGGAGTACAAGAACCTGCTGGTCACCGAGAACGCCGCGACCTCCTCGCCCGGCCTCGGCTTCCTCCTCGCCTCCGTCGGCAAGTACGGAGACGACGGCTGGAAGGACTACTGGAGCAAGCTCAAGGCCAACGGCGTCGAGGTCGTCGACGGCTGGGAGCAGGCCTACAACGAGCGCTTCTCCGGCTCGGCGGGCGGCAAGAAGGCCAAGGGCGACCGCCCGCTGGTCGTCTCCTACGCCTCCAGCCCGCCGGTCGAGGTGCTCTACGGCGAGCCTCAGCCGGCCGAGGCCCCCACGGGCGTCGCCACCGGCACCTGCTTCCGCCAGGTCGAGTTCGCGGGCCTGCTCAAGGGCGCGAAGAACGAGGCGGGCGGCAAGGCGCTCCTGGACTTCCTGATCTCCAAGAAGTTCCAGGAGGACATGCCGCTCCAGATGTTCGTGAACCCGGTGACCAAGGACGCGAAGCTGCCGGAGCTGTTCACCAAGCACGGCGTCGTGATCGAGAAGCCGGAGACGGTCGCGCCCGACGCCATCGCGAAGAACCGTGACCAGTGGGTCAAGACCTGGTCCACGCTCGTCGTCAAGTAG
- a CDS encoding ABC transporter permease, giving the protein MAVPLVFFGLFFAYPVAAIVGRGLKTDDGWQFGRIGEVLTRPDIGEVLWFTTWQALASTALTLLIALPGAYVFARFEFPGKQLLRALVTVPFVLPTVVVGTAFLALVGRNGLLDEVWGIRLDTTVWAILLAHVFFNYAVVIRTVGGLWAQLDPRQEEAARVLGAGRFAAWRRVTLPALAPAVAAASLMVFLFTFTSFGVVQILGGPAYSTLEVEVYRQTAQLLDLPTAAVLTMVQFLAVGAILGVHAWTVRKRETALRLVDPGRTTHRPRGWAQRSLLGGVLLTVLLLIVAPLAVLVERSLDAPGGYGFGFYRALQQVGAGGGTFLVPPLEAIWNSLQYALAATAIALVIGGLAAAALTRRGGRFVRGFDALLMLPLGVSAVTVGFGFLITLDKPPLDLRTSWILVPLAQALVGVPFVVRTMLPVLRAVDGRLREAAAVLGASPLRAWREVDLPMVRRALLIAAGFAFAVSLGEFGATVFIARPDHPTLPVAVARLLGRAGEMNYGQAMALSTILMLVCAVSLLLLERLRPDKTSGEF; this is encoded by the coding sequence ATGGCCGTGCCGCTCGTCTTCTTCGGGCTGTTCTTCGCCTATCCCGTCGCCGCGATCGTCGGGCGCGGGCTCAAGACCGACGACGGCTGGCAGTTCGGCCGGATCGGCGAGGTGCTGACCCGGCCCGACATCGGTGAAGTGCTCTGGTTCACCACCTGGCAGGCGCTCGCGTCCACGGCGCTCACGCTCCTGATCGCACTCCCCGGCGCGTACGTCTTCGCGCGCTTCGAGTTCCCCGGCAAACAACTGCTGCGGGCGCTCGTCACCGTGCCGTTCGTGCTGCCGACCGTCGTGGTCGGCACCGCGTTCCTGGCCCTCGTGGGCCGCAACGGCCTGCTCGACGAGGTGTGGGGGATCCGCCTCGACACGACGGTCTGGGCGATCCTGCTCGCGCACGTCTTCTTCAACTACGCCGTGGTCATCCGCACGGTCGGCGGTCTGTGGGCGCAGCTGGACCCGCGCCAGGAGGAGGCCGCCCGGGTGCTGGGCGCCGGGCGGTTCGCCGCCTGGCGCCGGGTGACGCTGCCCGCGCTCGCCCCGGCGGTGGCCGCCGCCTCGCTGATGGTGTTCCTGTTCACCTTCACCTCCTTCGGCGTCGTGCAGATCCTGGGCGGGCCCGCGTACTCCACCCTGGAGGTGGAGGTCTACCGGCAGACCGCGCAGCTCCTGGACCTGCCGACGGCCGCCGTGCTGACGATGGTGCAATTCCTTGCCGTCGGAGCGATCCTCGGCGTGCACGCCTGGACCGTGCGCAAGCGGGAGACCGCGCTGCGGCTCGTGGATCCGGGGCGCACCACGCACCGGCCGCGCGGCTGGGCGCAGCGCTCCCTGCTCGGCGGTGTACTGCTGACGGTGCTGCTGCTGATCGTGGCGCCGCTGGCCGTGCTGGTCGAGCGCTCGCTGGACGCCCCCGGGGGCTACGGATTCGGCTTCTACCGGGCGCTCCAGCAAGTGGGCGCCGGCGGCGGAACGTTCCTGGTGCCACCGCTGGAGGCCATCTGGAACTCCCTCCAGTACGCCCTCGCCGCCACCGCCATCGCGCTGGTCATCGGCGGGCTCGCGGCCGCCGCGCTGACCCGCCGCGGGGGCCGCTTCGTACGGGGCTTCGACGCCCTGCTGATGCTGCCGCTCGGGGTGTCCGCCGTGACGGTCGGCTTCGGCTTCCTCATCACCCTCGACAAGCCCCCGCTGGACCTGCGGACCTCCTGGATCCTGGTGCCGCTGGCGCAGGCGCTGGTCGGCGTGCCCTTCGTCGTACGGACCATGCTGCCCGTACTGCGCGCGGTGGACGGGCGGCTGCGCGAGGCCGCCGCCGTGCTCGGGGCCTCGCCGCTGCGGGCCTGGCGCGAGGTCGACCTGCCGATGGTGCGCCGGGCCCTGCTGATCGCGGCGGGCTTCGCCTTCGCGGTGTCCCTCGGGGAGTTCGGGGCGACCGTCTTCATCGCACGGCCCGACCATCCGACGCTGCCGGTCGCCGTGGCGCGGCTGCTGGGCCGGGCAGGGGAGATGAACTACGGGCAGGCGATGGCCCTGAGCACGATCCTGATGCTGGTGTGCGCGGTGTCCCTGCTGCTGCTGGAGCGCCTGCGGCCCGACAAGACTTCCGGAGAGTTCTGA
- a CDS encoding ABC transporter ATP-binding protein yields MTLLQLEGVSVRFGERAVVDAVDLEVAEHETVCVLGPSGSGKSTLLRVVAGLQRVSGGRVLLGGADQAAVPVHRRGVGLMFQDHQLFPHRDVGGNVAFGLRMRGSSKAAYEGQVAQLLELVGLPGAQGRAVASLSGGEQQRVALARALAPSPRLLMLDEPLGQLDRGLRERLVVELQGLFSRLGTTVLAVTHDQGEAFALADRVVVMRDGRIAQAGTPLEVWERPASEFVARFLGFENVVPGMVAGRVASTPWGEVPVPAGSPQGERKMLIRPAGVLLGADGLSCEVISRTFRGTHVALLLRPAAGPVLEAECALVGAPAVGDRVAVGFAPAEVVVLPGA; encoded by the coding sequence ATGACCCTGCTTCAGCTGGAAGGGGTGTCGGTCCGCTTCGGTGAACGTGCGGTCGTGGACGCCGTGGACCTGGAGGTCGCCGAGCACGAGACCGTGTGCGTGCTGGGGCCGAGCGGGAGCGGCAAGTCCACCCTGCTGCGGGTCGTGGCCGGGCTCCAGCGCGTCTCGGGCGGCCGGGTGCTGCTCGGCGGCGCCGACCAGGCTGCAGTGCCCGTGCACCGGCGGGGGGTGGGCCTGATGTTCCAGGACCACCAGCTGTTCCCGCACCGGGACGTGGGCGGGAACGTCGCGTTCGGACTGCGAATGCGGGGCTCCTCGAAGGCGGCCTACGAGGGCCAGGTCGCCCAGTTGCTGGAGCTGGTCGGGCTTCCCGGGGCCCAGGGCCGCGCGGTGGCCTCGCTCTCCGGCGGCGAACAGCAGCGCGTCGCGCTGGCGCGGGCACTGGCTCCGTCCCCGCGGCTCCTGATGCTGGACGAGCCCCTGGGCCAGCTGGACCGCGGGCTGCGCGAGCGCCTGGTCGTGGAGCTGCAGGGGCTGTTCTCCCGCCTGGGGACCACCGTGCTGGCCGTCACCCACGATCAGGGGGAGGCGTTCGCCCTGGCCGACCGGGTGGTCGTGATGCGGGACGGCCGGATCGCGCAGGCGGGGACTCCGCTGGAGGTCTGGGAGCGGCCGGCCTCGGAGTTCGTGGCGCGGTTCCTGGGCTTCGAGAACGTGGTTCCGGGGATGGTGGCCGGTCGTGTCGCCTCGACCCCGTGGGGGGAGGTCCCGGTGCCGGCCGGGTCCCCGCAGGGGGAGCGGAAGATGCTGATCCGGCCCGCGGGGGTTCTTTTGGGAGCGGACGGCCTGAGCTGCGAGGTCATCTCGCGGACCTTCCGGGGGACGCACGTCGCGCTGCTGCTGCGGCCGGCGGCGGGGCCGGTGCTGGAGGCCGAGTGCGCTCTGGTGGGAGCGCCTGCGGTCGGAGACCGGGT
- the rlmN gene encoding 23S rRNA (adenine(2503)-C(2))-methyltransferase RlmN codes for MARPVPGELTFVAPRGAKKPPRHLADLTPEERREAVAAIGEKPFRAKQLSQHYFARYAHDPAEWTDIPAASREKLQQELLPDLMNVIRHISCDDDTTRKTLWKLHDGTLVESVLMRYPDRVTMCISSQAGCGMNCPFCATGQAGLDRNLSTAEIVHQIVDGMRALRDGEVPGGPARLSNIVFMGMGEPLANYNRVVGAIRRLTDPEPDGLGLSQRGITVSTVGLVPAMLRFADEGFKCRLAVSLHAPDDELRDTLVPVNTRWNVREVLGAAWEYAEKSGRRISIEYALIRDINDQAWRGDLLGKLLKGKRVHVNLIPLNPTPGSKWTASRPEDEKAFVEAIARHGVPVTVRDTRGQEIDGACGQLAASER; via the coding sequence ATGGCCCGCCCTGTTCCGGGAGAGCTCACTTTCGTCGCCCCCCGTGGAGCGAAGAAGCCGCCCCGGCACCTCGCCGACCTCACGCCCGAGGAGCGCCGGGAGGCCGTCGCCGCGATCGGTGAGAAGCCGTTCCGGGCCAAGCAGCTCTCGCAGCACTACTTCGCCCGGTACGCGCACGACCCGGCCGAGTGGACCGACATCCCCGCGGCGTCCCGCGAGAAGCTCCAGCAGGAGCTGCTGCCGGACCTGATGAACGTCATCCGGCACATCAGCTGCGATGACGACACCACCCGCAAGACCCTGTGGAAGCTGCACGACGGCACGCTCGTCGAGTCCGTGCTGATGCGCTACCCCGACCGGGTCACCATGTGCATCTCCTCGCAGGCCGGCTGCGGCATGAACTGTCCGTTCTGCGCCACCGGCCAGGCGGGTCTCGACCGCAACCTGTCCACCGCCGAGATCGTCCACCAGATCGTCGACGGCATGCGAGCCCTGCGCGACGGAGAGGTGCCCGGCGGCCCGGCCCGGCTCTCGAACATCGTCTTCATGGGCATGGGCGAGCCGCTCGCCAACTACAACCGCGTCGTCGGCGCCATCCGTCGCCTGACCGACCCGGAGCCCGACGGCCTGGGCCTGTCCCAGCGCGGGATCACCGTCTCCACCGTCGGCCTGGTCCCGGCCATGCTGCGCTTCGCCGACGAGGGCTTCAAGTGCCGTCTCGCCGTCTCGCTGCACGCGCCGGACGACGAGCTGCGCGACACCCTGGTCCCCGTGAACACCCGCTGGAACGTGCGCGAGGTGCTCGGTGCGGCCTGGGAGTACGCGGAGAAGTCCGGCCGCCGGATCTCCATCGAGTACGCCCTGATCCGCGACATCAACGACCAGGCCTGGCGCGGCGACCTGCTCGGCAAGCTGCTCAAGGGCAAGCGGGTACACGTCAACCTGATCCCGCTGAACCCGACGCCCGGCTCGAAGTGGACCGCCTCGCGCCCCGAGGACGAGAAGGCCTTCGTGGAGGCCATCGCCCGCCACGGTGTGCCCGTGACCGTACGCGACACCCGTGGTCAGGAGATCGACGGCGCGTGCGGGCAGCTCGCCGCGTCGGAGCGCTGA